The Microbacterium limosum genome contains a region encoding:
- a CDS encoding LacI family DNA-binding transcriptional regulator: MASRRPTIADVAQAAGVSPSTASLVFSGRGRVSDATRDRVLAAASELDYTGPDPRAASLRRGRSGVVGVVFEGRLGSAFLDPVNTVMMDGLAEGVAPLGAGLLLLRDDAPAETIDGPPPASLETAPVDAVVLVGCSGRLTQSLDTVRRRGIPVVVIEGDAGDGIPRIELDNTEAQRQAASHLRTLGHERVTILTLPWTAERVAGWHDASRERPVVDVTRDRLAGARDVYPDAAVFAARESTIDAGVEAARVILGTEPGDAPTAVIAQSDLLAAGVIRAAVQRGLRIPEDLSVTGFDGVRLDGFAPYVLTTLEQPAAAKGRAAGKAVARMLAGDVAPSIRFTCAFRAGNTTAPPRG; this comes from the coding sequence ATGGCGTCAAGACGCCCGACGATCGCCGACGTGGCACAGGCCGCAGGCGTGTCCCCGTCGACCGCGTCCCTGGTCTTCAGTGGCCGCGGCAGGGTGAGCGACGCGACCCGTGATCGAGTGCTCGCCGCGGCGAGCGAACTCGACTACACGGGTCCGGACCCCCGCGCGGCGTCGCTGCGGCGCGGTCGCAGCGGCGTCGTCGGCGTCGTCTTCGAGGGGCGCCTCGGCAGCGCCTTCCTCGATCCGGTCAACACCGTGATGATGGACGGCCTGGCCGAGGGGGTCGCGCCCCTGGGTGCCGGACTGCTGCTGCTGCGGGACGATGCCCCGGCGGAGACGATCGACGGCCCACCGCCCGCGTCGCTCGAGACGGCCCCCGTCGACGCCGTCGTGCTGGTCGGATGCAGCGGACGCCTCACGCAGTCGCTCGACACGGTGCGCCGTCGCGGCATCCCCGTCGTGGTGATCGAGGGGGATGCGGGAGACGGGATCCCGCGCATCGAGCTCGACAACACGGAGGCGCAGCGGCAGGCCGCCAGTCACCTGCGCACGCTCGGGCACGAGCGCGTGACGATCCTCACCCTGCCCTGGACGGCCGAACGGGTGGCGGGGTGGCACGACGCCTCGCGGGAGCGACCCGTCGTCGACGTGACGCGCGACAGGCTCGCGGGTGCGCGCGACGTGTATCCGGATGCCGCGGTGTTCGCGGCGCGGGAAAGCACGATCGATGCGGGTGTGGAGGCCGCCCGCGTCATCCTCGGCACCGAACCGGGCGATGCGCCCACCGCGGTCATCGCGCAGAGCGATCTGCTCGCGGCGGGAGTCATCCGCGCCGCCGTCCAGCGCGGGCTGCGGATTCCGGAGGACCTGAGCGTCACGGGCTTCGATGGCGTGCGGCTCGACGGCTTCGCGCCCTATGTGCTGACCACGCTGGAGCAGCCCGCCGCCGCGAAGGGCCGCGCCGCCGGTAAGGCGGTGGCGCGGATGCTGGCGGGCGACGTGGCGCCCTCGATCCGGTTCACCTGCGCGTTCCGCGCGGGCAATACGACCGCTCCTCCGCGCGGCTGA
- a CDS encoding Na(+)/H(+) antiporter subunit C — protein MDVSLVLIVIMGALFACGVYAMLERSLTRVLIGFLLLGNAANLLLLIVLGAPGAAPFYGTEGVSDPLPQALTLTAIVITFAVSAFLLALIYRSWQLGTADTVVDDETDIALRERTPDTDEGMDEGADAEASTDFVGVDTAPITVLHSRDFSALHDDAPTDRPYVGRDEEGERS, from the coding sequence ATGGATGTCTCGCTCGTCCTCATCGTGATCATGGGTGCGCTCTTCGCGTGCGGCGTCTACGCGATGCTGGAGCGCAGCCTCACGCGCGTCCTGATCGGCTTCCTGCTGCTGGGCAACGCCGCGAACCTGCTGCTGCTGATCGTGCTCGGCGCGCCGGGTGCCGCGCCGTTCTACGGCACCGAGGGCGTCTCCGATCCGTTGCCGCAGGCGCTCACGCTCACGGCGATCGTCATCACCTTCGCCGTGTCGGCCTTCCTGCTCGCGCTGATCTACCGCTCGTGGCAGTTGGGCACGGCCGATACGGTCGTCGACGACGAGACCGACATCGCCCTGCGCGAGCGGACGCCCGACACCGACGAGGGCATGGACGAGGGCGCGGATGCCGAGGCATCCACCGACTTCGTCGGCGTCGACACGGCGCCCATCACGGTGCTGCACAGCCGTGACTTCTCCGCGCTGCACGACGACGCCCCGACGGACCGGCCCTACGTCGGTCGCGACGAAGAGGGGGAGCGGTCATGA
- a CDS encoding Na+/H+ antiporter subunit D, producing the protein MSALIPLLVTLPFLGAAVTLIFGRRPRLQVAVSVVTLSLVVVIASVLLATVDQGAPIAVSVGGWPIPIGIVLYVDRLAALLVLVSSIVLIAVLLFSVGQGAADGDQETPVSIFYPSYLILSAGIFTAFVAGDLFNLYVGFEILLVASYVLITLGSTESRIRAGVVYIVVSLVSSILFLSAIAVIYGALGTVNMAQIADRMAELPGEVQMVLHLLLLVAFAIKAAVFPLSFWLPDSYPTAPAPVTAVFAGLLTKVGVYAIIRTETQLFPGSDVNMLLMVIALATMIVGVLGAVAQAELKRILSFTLVSHVGYMIFGLAIATPEAYGATIYYMVHHIIVQTTLFLAVGLVERRAGSTSILRVKGLMRAAPVIAVLFFIPAVNLGGLPPFSGFIGKFALFEAAAEVGTPVMMVLIVGGIVTSLLTLYALMRAWNLAFWREEDDSAETEARIAYLGDAPAAGVETGRRVTPRIMTGATALMVSATVALTVFAGPLLEICMRAGEGLAQPVVITQLNEEAEQ; encoded by the coding sequence ATGAGCGCCCTCATCCCGCTGCTCGTCACGCTGCCGTTCCTCGGAGCGGCGGTCACGCTGATCTTCGGACGCCGCCCGCGCCTGCAGGTGGCCGTGTCGGTGGTAACGCTCTCGCTCGTCGTCGTGATCGCGAGCGTGCTGCTGGCGACGGTGGACCAGGGGGCCCCGATCGCGGTATCGGTCGGGGGGTGGCCGATTCCCATCGGCATCGTGCTCTACGTCGACCGCCTGGCGGCGCTTCTGGTGCTGGTCTCGAGCATCGTGCTGATCGCCGTCCTGCTGTTCTCCGTCGGTCAGGGTGCCGCCGACGGCGACCAGGAGACGCCGGTGTCGATCTTCTATCCCTCGTACCTGATCCTCTCGGCCGGGATCTTCACGGCGTTCGTCGCGGGCGACCTCTTCAACCTCTACGTGGGCTTCGAGATCCTGCTCGTGGCGTCGTACGTGCTGATAACCCTGGGCAGCACGGAGTCCCGCATCCGCGCGGGCGTCGTCTACATCGTCGTCTCGCTCGTGTCGTCGATCCTCTTCCTGTCGGCGATCGCCGTGATCTACGGCGCGCTCGGCACGGTCAACATGGCGCAGATCGCCGATCGCATGGCCGAGCTCCCCGGCGAGGTGCAGATGGTCCTGCACCTGCTGCTGCTCGTCGCGTTCGCGATCAAGGCGGCCGTCTTCCCGCTGTCCTTCTGGCTGCCCGACTCCTATCCCACGGCGCCGGCGCCGGTGACGGCGGTGTTCGCCGGCCTGCTCACCAAGGTGGGCGTCTACGCCATCATCCGCACCGAGACCCAGCTCTTCCCCGGTTCCGACGTCAACATGCTGCTCATGGTCATCGCGCTGGCGACGATGATCGTCGGCGTGCTCGGCGCGGTCGCCCAGGCGGAGCTCAAGCGGATCCTGTCGTTCACGCTCGTGAGCCACGTCGGCTACATGATCTTCGGGCTCGCCATCGCGACTCCCGAGGCCTACGGCGCGACGATCTACTACATGGTCCACCACATCATCGTGCAGACGACCCTGTTCCTCGCCGTGGGGCTCGTCGAACGTCGCGCCGGCAGCACGTCGATCCTTCGCGTGAAGGGGCTCATGCGTGCCGCCCCCGTCATCGCGGTTCTCTTCTTCATCCCCGCGGTCAACCTCGGCGGCCTGCCGCCGTTCTCGGGCTTCATCGGCAAGTTCGCCCTCTTCGAAGCCGCCGCGGAGGTGGGCACGCCGGTCATGATGGTGCTGATCGTGGGCGGCATCGTGACCTCGCTGCTGACCCTGTACGCCCTGATGCGGGCGTGGAACCTCGCCTTCTGGCGCGAGGAGGACGACTCCGCCGAGACCGAGGCGCGCATCGCCTACCTGGGCGATGCGCCGGCCGCCGGCGTCGAGACGGGCCGTCGGGTCACGCCGCGGATCATGACGGGGGCGACCGCCCTGATGGTGTCAGCGACCGTGGCGCTGACCGTCTTCGCCGGTCCGCTGCTCGAGATCTGCATGCGAGCCGGTGAAGGCCTGGCGCAGCCCGTGGTCATCACACAGCTGAATGAGGAGGCCGAGCAATGA
- a CDS encoding Na+/H+ antiporter subunit A, producing the protein MLLILALFCLTPLLMPVLVRWMGARAFYVSALITAGAFAHAVVLGPEVIAGGIPFETYHWIPTLDIQISMRMDVLGWIMTLVVTGVGALVMLYCRWYFRGKTEGLGQFSAVLLAFAGAMYGLVLTDDIVVLVMFWEITSVLSYLLIGYYHRRAGSRRSALQALLVTTLGGLVMLIGVVLIVVDTGTSSLSTILSLAPAGPVIDAALVLLLVGALSKSAIFPFHFWLPGAMAAPTPVSAYLHAAAMVKAGIYLIARLAPVFADAPVWRPLVIGLGVFTMLLGGFQALRERDLKRILAFGTVSQLGFLTVVLGLGTRDAALAGLALLLAHALFKSCLFLVVGVIDRQLSTRDVDELSGLWRQAPTLAITSAVAIASMAGVIPTLGFVAKEGALTALLDAATAGDAWGLVALIGVVLGSALTAAYGLRFLWGAFATKRGVAPTAWPDPPLGFLSAPVALAALTLAGGFAAPWLDVALTPYADTAPAAPAGVAAPEYAYHLALWHGLEPALFLSLGTLIVGAVVFWLALRVGFDRRTRALPVTAADIYNMALRTVDRLSVITTTFTQRGSLPIYVGTIFVVLVAAEGTVILASPTWRAQLEAWQSPWQLLVAPVMIAAGIFAVRARKRFSGVVLVSGTGLGMVVLFATSGAPDLALTQVLIETVTLVAFALVLRRLPARMGDHNASVAPIFRGVLALAVGATMAMIAIIATGARIHVPISEPWPELAYEIGYGQNVVNVALVDIRGWDTMGELSVLILAATGVASLVFVTNRSDNLQSLTSGLPVAPRRRSRRPLVETVDGPRPQTGATPTQPRTWLLGGQRLRPESRSLILEVVVRVLFHSIIVVSIDLLFAGHNLPGGGFAGGLVAGMALVMRYVAGGRYELGVAAPTDAGMLLGVGMTIAVSCAIVPLFFGAAPLTSTYWEGELPLLGHVEFVTTTIFDVGVYLVVIGLVLDVLRSLGAEVDRQAQSARRQEVSV; encoded by the coding sequence ATGCTGCTGATCCTCGCGCTGTTCTGCCTGACGCCGCTGCTGATGCCGGTGCTCGTCCGCTGGATGGGGGCGCGAGCGTTCTACGTGTCGGCGCTCATCACGGCCGGCGCGTTCGCCCACGCCGTGGTGCTGGGTCCGGAGGTGATTGCGGGCGGTATTCCGTTCGAGACATATCACTGGATCCCCACGCTCGATATCCAGATCTCGATGCGGATGGACGTGCTCGGCTGGATCATGACGCTCGTCGTCACCGGCGTGGGGGCGCTGGTCATGCTCTACTGCCGCTGGTACTTCCGAGGGAAGACGGAGGGGCTCGGGCAGTTCTCCGCCGTCCTGCTGGCCTTCGCGGGCGCGATGTACGGGCTGGTGCTGACCGACGACATCGTCGTGCTCGTGATGTTCTGGGAGATCACGAGCGTTCTCTCGTACCTTCTCATCGGCTACTACCACCGGCGCGCTGGCAGCCGCCGCTCGGCCCTCCAGGCGCTCCTGGTGACGACCCTGGGCGGACTGGTCATGCTGATCGGGGTCGTGCTGATCGTCGTCGACACGGGCACGTCGAGCCTCTCCACGATCCTGTCCCTGGCGCCCGCCGGACCGGTGATCGACGCCGCCCTCGTGCTGCTGCTCGTCGGCGCCCTCAGCAAGTCCGCCATCTTCCCGTTCCACTTCTGGCTGCCGGGCGCGATGGCCGCACCCACCCCCGTCAGCGCTTACCTGCACGCCGCGGCGATGGTGAAGGCGGGCATCTATCTCATCGCCCGGCTGGCTCCCGTCTTCGCGGACGCACCGGTCTGGCGGCCGCTCGTCATCGGCCTCGGCGTCTTCACGATGCTGCTCGGGGGCTTCCAGGCGCTCCGCGAGCGCGACCTGAAGCGCATCCTCGCGTTCGGGACGGTCAGCCAGCTGGGCTTCCTCACGGTCGTCCTGGGCTTGGGCACGAGGGACGCCGCGCTCGCCGGGCTCGCGCTGCTGCTCGCCCACGCCCTCTTCAAGTCCTGCCTCTTCCTCGTCGTGGGAGTCATCGACCGCCAGCTGTCCACGCGCGATGTCGACGAGCTGTCGGGCCTGTGGCGGCAGGCGCCCACCCTCGCCATCACGTCTGCCGTCGCCATCGCCTCGATGGCCGGGGTGATACCCACGCTCGGCTTCGTCGCGAAGGAGGGCGCGCTCACGGCCCTGCTGGATGCCGCGACGGCGGGGGACGCGTGGGGACTGGTCGCCCTCATCGGCGTGGTCCTCGGATCGGCGCTGACGGCGGCCTATGGACTCCGCTTCCTCTGGGGCGCCTTCGCGACCAAGCGCGGGGTCGCCCCGACGGCGTGGCCGGACCCGCCCCTCGGCTTCCTCTCCGCGCCCGTCGCGCTCGCGGCCCTTACGCTCGCCGGCGGATTCGCCGCCCCCTGGCTGGACGTCGCCCTCACGCCCTACGCCGACACCGCGCCCGCCGCGCCGGCCGGCGTCGCCGCGCCCGAGTACGCCTACCATCTCGCGCTCTGGCACGGTCTAGAGCCGGCGCTCTTCCTCTCCCTCGGCACGCTGATCGTGGGGGCCGTGGTCTTCTGGCTCGCCCTGCGAGTCGGCTTCGACCGACGCACGCGGGCGTTGCCCGTCACGGCCGCCGACATCTACAACATGGCGCTGCGAACGGTCGACCGGCTCTCCGTCATCACCACGACCTTCACGCAGCGCGGCTCGCTCCCGATCTACGTCGGCACGATCTTCGTCGTCCTGGTGGCCGCCGAAGGCACCGTCATCCTCGCCTCTCCGACGTGGCGCGCCCAGCTGGAGGCCTGGCAGTCGCCGTGGCAGCTGCTCGTCGCCCCCGTCATGATCGCCGCCGGCATCTTCGCGGTGCGGGCGCGCAAGCGCTTCTCGGGCGTCGTGCTCGTCTCGGGCACGGGGCTCGGGATGGTCGTCCTCTTCGCCACGAGCGGGGCGCCCGACCTCGCGCTCACGCAGGTGCTGATCGAGACCGTGACACTCGTGGCCTTCGCCCTCGTGCTGCGCCGGCTCCCGGCCCGCATGGGCGATCACAACGCCTCCGTCGCGCCCATCTTCCGCGGCGTGCTCGCTCTCGCCGTCGGCGCGACGATGGCGATGATCGCGATCATCGCGACCGGCGCCCGGATCCACGTTCCGATCTCGGAGCCGTGGCCCGAGCTGGCCTACGAGATCGGTTACGGCCAGAACGTCGTCAACGTCGCGCTGGTCGACATCCGCGGGTGGGACACGATGGGCGAGCTGTCGGTGCTCATCCTCGCGGCGACGGGTGTGGCATCCCTCGTCTTCGTCACCAACCGCTCGGACAACCTGCAGTCCCTCACCTCGGGTCTTCCCGTCGCGCCTCGCCGCCGTTCCCGGCGTCCGCTCGTCGAGACGGTCGACGGGCCGCGCCCCCAGACCGGAGCGACCCCGACGCAGCCGCGCACGTGGCTGCTCGGCGGGCAGCGACTGCGGCCGGAGAGCCGGTCGCTCATCCTCGAGGTCGTCGTGCGGGTGCTCTTCCACTCGATCATCGTCGTCTCGATCGATCTTCTGTTCGCCGGCCACAACCTCCCCGGTGGAGGCTTCGCGGGCGGGCTGGTCGCGGGCATGGCGCTCGTCATGCGCTACGTCGCGGGAGGCCGGTACGAACTCGGGGTGGCGGCGCCCACCGACGCCGGAATGCTCCTCGGCGTCGGCATGACGATCGCCGTCAGCTGCGCCATCGTCCCCCTCTTCTTCGGTGCGGCCCCCCTCACGAGCACGTACTGGGAGGGCGAGCTGCCGCTGCTCGGCCACGTGGAGTTCGTCACGACGACGATCTTCGACGTCGGGGTCTACCTGGTCGTCATCGGCCTCGTGCTCGACGTGCTGCGCAGCCTCGGTGCCGAGGTCGACCGGCAGGCGCAGTCGGCCCGCCGGCAGGAGGTGAGCGTCTGA